The window TGAAATGAATGCTCATCACAAATgttgttcatttgttcatgAAACATATGctaaatatttgattattaacTATATTAGAGAAAGAGTGTACGTaagggaaacaaaaaaaaaaattaaaaacatgatgaAGATGACAAGATGGTGAAAGAGATTTTTCACCAAACATTTGATTATTAACTATAGAAACATTTGACTATGTAACACTGCtacctttttttaatattgggGTAGGTACTGTCGTTTCATTGAAAATGATGTTGTATTACTTGGCAAACAAAGATGGTGGTAAGTTTGGAATAATGCAATAAATGATTTGCATGCTTTATTCCTTGgtaatattatgattttttacaaaaatattctttaatcGACTTGGGCAGTGTCGGGTCCAGAAAGGCTGCATCAGTGCCTAGTGATTCTCAATCAGATGTATATCTGGACCATTAGGGAACCAAgataatatttttgtgtttgtgTCGCTGTTGtcctttaaaactatttatccTTGCatctaaattaataatttgttttctcatGCTTGTAGTTTTGAAATAAAGTTAATTCAGGTAGACCAGTTTTTAATCAGACCTCAATGCAACATATCTTCCCATCCTACCCAAGAGAAGCTACTGAAAGCTCCTATGACTGAAGAGAGACAACAAGGATTCTCTTTTAGATTCTATCCATCTATTTGTTCTCATCTTATTTCTGGGAAGTTCTGTGTTACCctaattatcatatatatatatatatatatatgtttcaaCCCATCTCAGTGTCTCTTGTAGATTTATAAAGGATAAGTATTATTTCTAGTCCATTCTAATTAATTGCCATTCCCATAATTTAGGTTGATACAAAAATAGAACttattcaagaaaataatagaaatcaTTCAATCTTGTCCTTAAAATGTTGTGAGAAATAGAGGTCGCACTAAATCACAATGAATTTGAATTGCATAGACGCACGCACAAAATCAGAACCATAGAAGAAATTCAGTGGAATCTATGGACTTTCAATATCTTAATACTAGAAATATCCCATTTGggatttatttttacaataagaATAGTGAATTAAAAGGCAGACATTCAGAAACGGGACTCCAACTTAACTAGAAATTCATTACAACAGTAGGAATTATTCATATCAGACAACGACCAATCCTTTAGAAGCGGCAGCATGTCCATGTGGTGACCTAGTATCTCTACGTTGCTTCTCTTGGGAGAGTAGTCTTGCAAAACTGAAAAATTAgaaggattttttattattatatgattaGTTAATTAACTAAGAAAGCTCTAGaataaaactcttaaaataGTTAGATACCTTGTGAGAGCCTCCTCATTGGTCTCGTGATTTGAAGGCTCAAAGATACCTGTATCCAGGTTAACCCTTGAGACCCTTTTCTTTAACAACTCCTCACCAATTTTCACAAGatcatccaaattttccttTGTGGCTATGTCGACTGATGATGTTATACCACTCAATGTATCATCCTGTATTTACCCTTTGTGTCAGTATCAGTGGTAGACAAGGAACAGAAGAAGCAATTGACTTTCAGATATTTTTAGGACTGAGGAAATTATGAAGAAGAccaaatttaaataagaaatttgacTTTGTAAGCGACGGTAAGTTTATGAAACCACAAGCAGCAAAGCTGTACCTGTATCCGAAGATAGCTTTTTTCCGAGTGAAGGGCTTGAAAAACCTCTGAAAGGTGTAAGTCGATCATATCTCCGCTTGCTTGGGTAAACACTTTCACTAAGGGGGTGGAACCACCACTGCTCAACCATCCCAACACACCCCACTTGGCTGCTTCATCAGCATTGTATTTTTCTTCGGCTTTTGATGACCCAGTTCCCAAGGATATTACTAGAAACCGGCCATAGTCCATTGGCTTTATAGGAAAGAAATCAGGACTACCCCGGATGATCTCCTTGGTCACTTCCCCAATAGCAACCAAAGTCTGAAACAAGAAtcaataattaattgaattgtgaaaagaaaaataaaactggGAAGTCTAAGATGCAATTTCAAAGTTAATGAGTACCGGATTATTTGCAGCTACACCACCATCAATGAggttgaattctctaactctccCGGCAGGGTCTTTGGTTTCGAAATAATGAGCTGGAAGATAAGTGGGTGCTGCTGAGGTTCCAATACATATATCTGACAGTAAGGCATCTAAGCTTGGTCTGCTCTTCGCCTAGAGCAGGGAAATCAAGCATATAGTATTAATATGAAAGTTATTATAGCTCCCTTCATTCATTACAATCTCTTAATTTTCGTAGTTAGGATTAGAAGGAAATGAAATTGTGGAAAGAAGATGAACCTGATAAGTGGAAAATATTGTTGGCTGAAGGCGCTTGATGTCAAATGTTGGGATAACAACATTAGTAAGGGTCTGGTGTAATCGTGTTTCACCTAGTTTTTCTTTAACAAGGTTGTGCAGATACTTCCCATCATATTTTGGTCCTGATAAGGCTGTAACTACCTTTGTAACATGAGGAATTGGATCATGACTGCATTTAAAAGAAAGATCATGTTAATAACTACAAAAGATATTGAAGTCTAGttaattttatatacataaataCTAGCATCCTGTCATCTTAATCAAGATGTTCATCATGATATATTTGTTACCTGTGCTGTGGGAAGATCTTAGGGCAGTGATCAAGGTAGAAGTCCTTGATATCTTTGGCAGAAAACAAGGGTCGGCCAGTGTTTTCATTGGGAGTAGTTAGCATGGCAGTCACGAGGCCACCGGTGCTTGTTCCTGCAATCACATCAAAATAATCTGAAATTCTCGCGTCTTCACCATCCAGCTTCTGCACCATGGCCAAACAATCTAGTGTTAGTACGTATAAAATATATCCAATATAGGATATAGGTTTCAGATTAGGAATATGCTAATTTTAAAAGGCAAATGGAAAAgccatattttgttattatcatgTAAAACCTTATATTTCCTACCTGAAGCTCCGACTCGAGGAAGCCAAGGACTGTTCCTGGGATAAGCCCTCTTATTCCACCTCCATCGATGCTGAGAATGGTGATTAGGTTTCCATAAGTTGGAGGCTGTAGGGGTGATTTTGGTCCTTCTCCCATTAGGGATGGAGTGATGGAGGTATGAACTTGAGTGATAGaggagagaaaatgagagacTTAGAATAGAATTGAAGTTTCTGCAGGAGACTTAGAAATGTAGAGAGACTTGGAGTTCTCTTTGATAACTAGGCAGGAGTATTTATAGACTCCTTAGCATATATCCCTCATTTTTCTTGCCCATACTTTTCAAAATGGACCTGGTTCAAGTTGGACCCGGGATTCATCATTCGGGATAAGTAGAAAAGTCCACAAGCAAACAGTATCTTCTTGCTTCATAGAAGCTAGCCAAATGGTCATAGACATGACTCCTGGCAACTGTAGGTAAGACCAAAGAGAATAGCTGGTAAGAAGGATTAGGTGACTCAATAAAGGTTGAGATAGGATGAATTTTCCTAACTAATGGAGTTTGTGAACAGGTCATGGAAACACTAAGTCTTATGAAATGACTCTGGTTTCTAGCTATGTCTGGTGCAAAGAATCGTGATGGAGACAAGCCTAAATGTGCATaccaaacaaaaatttattattcaatgTGCACAATTTTGTGTTCGTAAATGGATGCGCTTGACTGGGGATGGCGATGATTTTGAAAGAACACCAACTAGGGCAACGAAAAGTACTGGCCAACGCGGCACTTGCACTGTGAATGACAAGGAACGGATAATTCGATGTCAAGCAGCAAGGTTTTACATAATTTCCTGTTAGACATGATTTTTTTGACCTATTAACCTCATGCTTTTCATACTTAATATCTGTATTTGTACACACCATCATTGGCTTCTATAGTTTGTAGAAAACTACATggttattcaatattttttgtaattacaGACAGTTCTAAGTCCTGTGAATTTTAGATGATGTGCAGTGCGAAGACTTGGTTGACTGTTAGTTACTGAGGTTTTCCCACATCTCCCAAATGTTAAAATGGTGAAATTATTGCCTAAGAAGCACCTGTTGCAAATTATAGCTAACTAAAAATAGGTTGTATTATATTAAACTACAAAAAGTTTTCAGTACTTTTATCTTTATCAATCTGTGTTAGGCACTTATTTAGCAAGGTTGGAAGTATGAAGGGTGGCAGCATCCTTAATGGACTTCACTTTATGTCGACGTAACGTGGTCAATTTGTATTTAAAGATTAACTTCACATCCATGAACGAAAAAATCATGTTTGTTTATCATGGTTAGGCAAAGATGCAACGCATCTG is drawn from Vitis riparia cultivar Riparia Gloire de Montpellier isolate 1030 chromosome 18, EGFV_Vit.rip_1.0, whole genome shotgun sequence and contains these coding sequences:
- the LOC117906165 gene encoding patatin-like protein 2, which gives rise to MGEGPKSPLQPPTYGNLITILSIDGGGIRGLIPGTVLGFLESELQKLDGEDARISDYFDVIAGTSTGGLVTAMLTTPNENTGRPLFSAKDIKDFYLDHCPKIFPQHSHDPIPHVTKVVTALSGPKYDGKYLHNLVKEKLGETRLHQTLTNVVIPTFDIKRLQPTIFSTYQAKSRPSLDALLSDICIGTSAAPTYLPAHYFETKDPAGRVREFNLIDGGVAANNPTLVAIGEVTKEIIRGSPDFFPIKPMDYGRFLVISLGTGSSKAEEKYNADEAAKWGVLGWLSSGGSTPLVKVFTQASGDMIDLHLSEVFQALHSEKSYLRIQDDTLSGITSSVDIATKENLDDLVKIGEELLKKRVSRVNLDTGIFEPSNHETNEEALTSFARLLSQEKQRRDTRSPHGHAAASKGLVVV